GGTAAACCAAAGAACTTTTGGAAAACATCGTAGTTTTTATCTAATAAATTATGGTCAACGCCATGACCTTCTAAAATAATAAATCCAATATTACGTAATGATTCTCCAAACTTTTGTGCAAACTCTTTACGCTGTTCAGATGTACCATGCGTATAATCTTTTAAATTTAATGTTGTAACTAATGGTTGTTTCAACAGAAATACCCTCCTAATAGTTAAGCGCTTTCTTTTGACTCTTTTCGACAATTATAATCTATCACTCCGATATACCAAGGTCAACACGTTTCCTTTCATTTATAAAATGTTATATTTTTCTTAATTTTCAATTCATTATTATATAAAAAGGGAATTGCCCTATCATTGTCGTATTAAGATTAAGAATATATAAATTTCTCTATATTAGTTAAGGCGGTGAGTGCTCTTGTTTGAAGCTTCTATTACTAATAAAAAGGCTAGTGATTATTTGAAAGGTAATACTAATAAGTGGGAATGGAATATTAAAAAAAATAAAATTAGTCGCTCCGGCTCTTTACTTACATTACTGGACTGTTCAGAGGAAGAAATTGGATTTACGTTCGACTCCTTTTTAAAGCGGATACATTCCGATGATGTTAATGAGGTTCGTAAAGTAGTTGCCCGTACGATTGAGAATAAAACTTCCTATAAACTAGAGTATAGGTTTATAACACCTGCAGGTAGAGAATTAATTGTGCATGACCAAGCGCACACAATCTTAGATGAATTTGGTGAGGTAGAAGGTTTATCTGGTGTAATTAAAGATATTACACTTCGTAGAAAAGCTGATAAAGCTTTGTGGAAGACAGAATATAAACTAGCTGTCGCCCATAAGATTGCACGACTTGTCAGCTGGGAATACGAACCAAGTACCAATCGAATTACTTGGTCTGAAGGAATACATGAACTTTTAGGCAGTGAGCCTAGAACAATCGAACAATTTCGTTCGTATATTCATCCTAACGATTTAGATTTTGTAAAACGAATTGGTGAAGCTTCTAATTTTGGAGAACCATATAATATCGAATATCGTCTAATTAAACAAGATGGTACACAAATAAATGTATATGAACAAGCTGAGGTTTTCTTTAACTCAGATGGGAAAATCGAACGAAAAATCGGTACTCTTCAAGATATAACGGAACGGAAGAAAACAGAAGAAAGACTGTTAAACTCTGAAAAACTATCGGTTGTTGGCCAATTAGCTGCTGGTGTTGCTCATGAGATTAGGAACCCCTTAACATCTTTAAGAGGCTTTATTCAACTACTCGATGGAGGGATATCTAGTAAAGAATATTACAAAATCATGCTAGATGAATTAGATAGAATTGAATTTATTGTTAGTGAATTTTTAAACCTAGCTAAACCTCAATCTACAAACTTTGAAAATTATAACCCAGTAGAATTATTACAAGGTGTCATTTCATTACTAAAAACAGAAGCAAATTTACAAAACATTACGATCGAACTTGATATAAAAAAGGAAGTCCAAGAAATTTACTGTGAGAAAAACCAAATTAAGCAAGTTTACATAAATATGTTTAAAAACGCGATGGATGCTATGCCAAAAGGTGGTGTCATTAAAGTAACGGTTGATGTCATGCCTTGTAATTATTTATTGATTCAATTTAAGGACGAAGGAGTAGGTATTCCAAAAGAACGATTAAAGAAAATCGGTGAGCCTTTTTACTCAACCAAAGAAAAAGGGACAGGATTAGGAATCATGATTTGTGATCGAATCATTGCAAGACATGGTGGCGAAATATCTTTTGAAAGTGAAGAGAATGTTGGAACAACTGTCTCCATTTCAATACCAATTAAATAGTTAAGAAGGAAAGGACGGAAGACCGTCTTTTTTTTTGTCCTTTTTTATCTGATTACTGGCAATCACAATTCCCTTCTTTTTGCATATACTATCAAACCTTATGGGTGCCCACATTTTTATCAATAAATACGAAAAGGGTGTATTTTATGGAATTAACGATTGCGCATTGGCTATATGCATTAGTAACTTTTGTTGTCATAGTCACGATGGTATTTCGGAAAGGTGTCGTGCTACCAACTTTGTTAGGTACGTTACTCATTGCCGTTGTTTATAAAGGAAGTATTGTCGGCGGCTTTACTTCTGT
Above is a window of Lottiidibacillus patelloidae DNA encoding:
- a CDS encoding PAS domain-containing protein, whose product is MFEASITNKKASDYLKGNTNKWEWNIKKNKISRSGSLLTLLDCSEEEIGFTFDSFLKRIHSDDVNEVRKVVARTIENKTSYKLEYRFITPAGRELIVHDQAHTILDEFGEVEGLSGVIKDITLRRKADKALWKTEYKLAVAHKIARLVSWEYEPSTNRITWSEGIHELLGSEPRTIEQFRSYIHPNDLDFVKRIGEASNFGEPYNIEYRLIKQDGTQINVYEQAEVFFNSDGKIERKIGTLQDITERKKTEERLLNSEKLSVVGQLAAGVAHEIRNPLTSLRGFIQLLDGGISSKEYYKIMLDELDRIEFIVSEFLNLAKPQSTNFENYNPVELLQGVISLLKTEANLQNITIELDIKKEVQEIYCEKNQIKQVYINMFKNAMDAMPKGGVIKVTVDVMPCNYLLIQFKDEGVGIPKERLKKIGEPFYSTKEKGTGLGIMICDRIIARHGGEISFESEENVGTTVSISIPIK